Proteins encoded together in one Aminipila butyrica window:
- a CDS encoding ABC transporter ATP-binding protein, protein MLSLNNVTKNYGKFTALESLSLEFSNGIYALLAPNGAGKTTLIKMLATLIFPTQGEILWNGDEIVKLDASYRDLLGYLPQDFGYYKNHSPREFLMYISALKGIESTVAKSKTEELLHIMGLSDVRDKKMRKFSGGMIQRVGIAQAMLNNPQILILDEPTAGLDPKERVRFRNLISSLSKERIVILSTHIVSDIETIASRVIMLKDHKLFANDTPAAICSALQGKVYETVHMDAVKAPYLVLTEHQEEGRTVTRFACDRDCREVAHQVPVNLEDVFLYIYRDEAVQ, encoded by the coding sequence ATGCTATCCCTTAATAATGTGACAAAAAATTATGGCAAGTTTACGGCTTTAGAAAGTCTCAGCCTGGAGTTTTCCAATGGCATATATGCCCTGCTGGCCCCCAACGGCGCAGGCAAGACCACGTTAATCAAGATGCTTGCCACCCTTATATTTCCCACCCAGGGTGAAATCCTCTGGAACGGCGACGAGATTGTCAAGCTGGATGCAAGCTATCGGGACTTGCTGGGCTATCTGCCCCAGGATTTTGGCTACTATAAAAATCACTCTCCCCGGGAATTCCTGATGTACATATCTGCCTTGAAGGGCATCGAGTCAACTGTGGCAAAGAGCAAGACAGAGGAGCTTCTCCATATAATGGGTTTATCGGATGTAAGGGACAAGAAAATGCGGAAATTTTCGGGGGGCATGATTCAACGGGTTGGAATTGCTCAGGCGATGCTCAATAATCCTCAAATTTTGATTTTGGACGAGCCTACCGCAGGACTGGATCCCAAGGAGCGGGTCCGCTTTCGTAACCTCATTTCCTCTCTCTCAAAAGAGCGTATTGTGATTCTGTCCACCCACATTGTTTCAGACATTGAAACCATTGCCAGCCGCGTGATTATGCTCAAGGACCATAAATTATTTGCCAACGATACACCGGCTGCTATTTGCTCTGCCTTGCAAGGTAAGGTCTATGAGACTGTTCATATGGACGCTGTCAAAGCGCCGTATCTTGTGCTCACTGAACATCAGGAGGAGGGAAGGACTGTCACCCGCTTTGCTTGTGACAGGGATTGTAGGGAGGTTGCTCATCAGGTGCCTGTTAACCTGGAAGACGTATTCCTTTACATCTACAGAGATGAGGCTGTGCAATGA
- a CDS encoding ABC transporter permease subunit, with product MKCVFRYEIKKILFTPAILSVVLLCLIFNMALIGIYDDDNPVQSDSQAVNIFEGFDAGDIAEGFIAKYHVTGSNADHIRGKYAKLQPIIDEKAVNGDSLSDYFRERTYSLHRLLFNTIFLAITAESSLLALFAALVSITYEQTQGTEYVVYSSKVGRHILRCKFCASLLAAICSTAMILVATLVVFFAKFDFSKVWGDNVSSSFNFAAYSYTIPFVTWHSFTVGEYLGVVISAAVVLASCFCLMGYTIGLFVPNSYGACIGALLAVVLPFLVKPLFSMGSISLSILNLMPTNLVLNSGQWFTDGNAGIIWANFETIGLVISFAVLGLTSGAAVRIFRKREFL from the coding sequence ATGAAGTGTGTATTTCGATACGAGATTAAGAAAATCTTGTTTACGCCTGCAATCCTCAGTGTTGTTCTGCTCTGCCTCATCTTCAATATGGCGTTAATAGGAATCTATGACGATGACAACCCTGTTCAGTCAGACTCTCAAGCGGTTAATATCTTTGAGGGCTTTGACGCAGGCGATATCGCGGAAGGATTTATTGCCAAGTACCATGTGACCGGAAGTAACGCTGATCACATCCGAGGGAAATATGCCAAGCTTCAGCCGATTATCGACGAAAAAGCTGTCAACGGCGATAGCCTGTCTGATTATTTTCGAGAGCGGACTTATTCGCTTCACCGCTTGCTGTTTAACACCATTTTTTTGGCAATTACAGCCGAGAGCAGTCTGCTTGCCTTGTTTGCAGCCCTTGTTTCCATCACGTATGAGCAGACGCAGGGAACCGAATATGTTGTTTATTCGTCAAAAGTGGGACGGCACATTCTTAGGTGTAAGTTTTGTGCTTCGCTGCTGGCGGCAATCTGTTCCACCGCTATGATTTTGGTGGCGACTCTCGTGGTGTTTTTTGCGAAGTTTGATTTTTCCAAGGTATGGGGGGATAACGTATCCAGCTCTTTTAATTTTGCTGCATACTCCTATACTATTCCTTTTGTCACGTGGCATAGCTTTACCGTGGGAGAATATTTAGGTGTGGTTATCAGCGCCGCGGTTGTTCTTGCCAGCTGCTTCTGCCTGATGGGGTATACCATTGGCTTATTCGTACCAAACAGCTATGGGGCCTGCATTGGTGCACTGTTGGCCGTTGTATTGCCTTTCCTGGTGAAGCCGCTGTTTTCCATGGGGTCGATCTCTTTAAGCATATTAAACCTTATGCCAACCAACCTAGTGCTTAACAGTGGCCAATGGTTTACAGACGGCAATGCAGGTATTATCTGGGCTAATTTTGAGACGATAGGGCTGGTTATATCCTTTGCTGTACTAGGGCTTACGTCAGGTGCGGCAGTTAGAATCTTCAGGAAGAGGGAATTTCTATGA